One stretch of Daphnia pulicaria isolate SC F1-1A chromosome 8, SC_F0-13Bv2, whole genome shotgun sequence DNA includes these proteins:
- the LOC124312641 gene encoding cysteine-rich PDZ-binding protein-like → MVCDKCEKKLGKVITPDPWKSGARNTTEGGGRKLNENKALTSTKNRFNPYTPKFEGCRICKQKVHQNGSYYCQPCAYKKGICSMCGKKIIDTKSYKQSST, encoded by the exons ATGGTGTGCGATAAATGTGAGAAAAAACTGGGTAAAGTTATAACTCCAGACCCATGGAAATCAGGAGCTCGAAATACCACAGAAGGTGGTGGTCGCAAGCTCAATGAAAACAAAGCTCTTACTTCTACAAAAAATCGTTTCAACCCATATACACCGAAATTTGAAGGCTGCAGAATATGTAAACAGAAAGTTCATCAAAATGGATCGTATTATT GTCAACCTTGTGCTTATAAAAAAGGAATCTGTTCGATGTgtggaaagaaaattattgaCACAAAAAGCTACAAACAATCTTCCACTTGA